Proteins encoded within one genomic window of Acidimicrobiales bacterium:
- a CDS encoding MBOAT family protein, with product MLFPTIRFALFLAAVLPLSWLLMPNRLRWRVFMVAASWFFYGSWDWRFVGLLAASTFANQAFAQRIDRAPGERSRRYWLTLAVVANLGVLGWFKYAGFFAENAVGLLHLVGIEAEPPLGDLVLPVGISFFTYQALSYVIDVYRRKLHPDTLLAFAVYLSFFPHLVAGPIVRAREFLPQLRQRRNPRRVDATLAFWLIAAGLLKKVVVASYLADRAVDPLFAFPFQHGGVEALIGVYAYAIQIYADFSGYTDIAIGVALLLGFRFPQNFDAPYTATSLQDFWRRWHMTLSRWLRDYLYIPLGGGHGTRAQTYRNLFLTMLLGGLWHGAAWTFVLWGALHGGGLAVERWWDELRGRRRPPSGVPDAEVAEVAVSTPPAPVAPATGGGVAVAVADPEAPPEPPLAPRVGV from the coding sequence ATGCTCTTCCCCACCATCCGCTTCGCGCTCTTCCTGGCTGCGGTGCTGCCGCTGAGCTGGCTGCTCATGCCCAACCGGCTGCGGTGGCGGGTCTTCATGGTCGCGGCGAGCTGGTTCTTCTACGGCAGCTGGGACTGGCGCTTCGTCGGCCTGCTGGCCGCGTCGACCTTCGCCAACCAGGCCTTCGCCCAGCGCATCGACCGGGCCCCCGGGGAGCGGTCCCGCCGGTACTGGCTGACCCTGGCCGTGGTCGCCAACCTCGGCGTGCTCGGGTGGTTCAAGTACGCCGGGTTCTTCGCGGAGAACGCCGTCGGCCTGCTCCACCTGGTCGGCATCGAGGCCGAGCCGCCGCTCGGGGACCTCGTCCTCCCCGTCGGCATCTCGTTCTTCACGTACCAGGCGCTCAGCTACGTGATCGACGTGTACCGGCGGAAGCTCCACCCGGACACCCTGCTGGCCTTCGCCGTCTACCTCTCGTTCTTCCCGCACCTCGTCGCCGGCCCGATCGTGCGGGCCCGCGAGTTCCTGCCCCAGCTGCGCCAGCGCCGCAACCCCCGCCGGGTCGACGCCACCCTCGCCTTCTGGCTGATCGCCGCCGGCCTGCTGAAGAAGGTCGTCGTCGCCAGCTACCTGGCCGACCGGGCCGTCGACCCGCTGTTCGCCTTCCCGTTCCAGCACGGCGGGGTCGAGGCGCTGATCGGCGTCTACGCCTACGCCATCCAGATCTACGCCGACTTCAGCGGCTACACGGACATCGCCATCGGCGTCGCCCTGCTGCTCGGGTTCCGTTTCCCGCAGAACTTCGACGCGCCGTACACGGCGACGTCGCTCCAGGACTTCTGGCGCCGCTGGCACATGACCCTGTCCCGCTGGCTGCGCGACTACCTGTACATCCCGCTCGGCGGGGGCCACGGCACGAGGGCCCAGACGTATCGCAACCTGTTCCTCACGATGCTGCTCGGCGGGCTGTGGCACGGCGCGGCGTGGACGTTCGTGCTGTGGGGCGCGCTCCACGGCGGCGGCCTCGCCGTCGAGCGGTGGTGGGACGAGCTCAGAGGCCGCCGCCGGCCGCCGAGCGGCGTGCCCGACGCCGAGGTCGCCGAGGTCGCGGTGTCGACCCCGCCGGCGCCGGTGGCGCCCGCGACGGGGGGCGGCGTGGCCGTCGCCGTCGCCGACCCCGAGGCCCCGCCCGAGCCGCCGCTCGCGCCGAGGGTCGGGGTG